In one window of Campylobacter coli DNA:
- a CDS encoding triose-phosphate isomerase, with product MIFAANLKCNHTRSSFKLYANILNQYLEAKNDDIIVFPPSIAFLENELNFIQGAQNFYPCINGAFTGELGKEHLDEFGIKCVLIGHSERRALGDENLIKAKFNFAKEHAYKIVFCIGEDLELKNSNQTLDFLKKQLEVIDLDYKNLIIAYEPIYSIGSGVSAKKEDIAKVLEFLSSLTQAPLLYGGSVNEDNIKDILNIKHCSGVLIGSAALKAENFIKLIKG from the coding sequence ATGATATTTGCTGCAAATTTAAAATGCAATCACACAAGATCAAGTTTTAAACTTTATGCAAATATTTTAAATCAGTATTTAGAAGCAAAAAACGATGATATCATCGTTTTTCCGCCTAGTATAGCTTTTTTAGAAAATGAATTAAATTTTATACAAGGGGCGCAAAATTTTTATCCTTGTATCAATGGAGCCTTTACAGGGGAGCTTGGAAAAGAGCATTTGGATGAATTTGGAATCAAATGTGTTTTGATAGGACATTCTGAAAGAAGAGCTTTAGGAGATGAAAATCTAATCAAAGCTAAATTTAATTTTGCTAAAGAGCATGCTTATAAAATCGTTTTTTGTATAGGCGAGGATTTAGAGCTTAAAAACTCAAATCAAACCTTAGATTTTTTAAAAAAACAACTTGAAGTTATTGACTTAGATTATAAAAATCTCATTATTGCTTATGAGCCTATTTACTCTATAGGAAGTGGCGTAAGTGCAAAAAAAGAAGATATTGCTAAAGTGCTTGAATTTCTTTCTTCGCTTACGCAAGCTCCTTTGCTTTATGGCGGAAGTGTAAATGAGGACAATATCAAAGATATTTTAAATATAAAACATTGCAGCGGTGTTTTAATAGGATCTGCTGCGTTAAAAGCTGAAAATTTTATAAAACTAATTAAAGGATAA
- a CDS encoding phosphoglycerate kinase translates to MSDIISIKDIDLSKKKVFIRCDFNVPQDDFLNITDDRRIRSAIPTIRYCLDNGCSVILASHLGRPKEISSKYSLEPVAKRLARLLDKEVIMAKDVIGEDAKSKAANLKASEILMLENLRFEKGETKNDENLAKELASMAEVYINDAFGVCHRAHASVEAITKFFDENHKGAGFLLQKEIEFAENLIKRPARPFVAVVGGSKVSGKLQALTNLLPKVDKLIIGGGMAFTFLKAQGFDIGNSLLEEELLEEANKILTKGKNLGVKIYLPVDVVAAPACSQESPMKFVPSQEIPSGWMGLDIGPASVRLFKEVISDAQTIWWNGPMGVFEIDKFSKGSIKMSHAISDGHATTVVGGGDTADVVARAGDADEMTFISTGGGASLELIEGKELPGVKVLRSGGAQ, encoded by the coding sequence ATGAGTGATATTATTTCCATAAAAGATATTGATCTAAGCAAAAAAAAAGTTTTTATAAGATGTGATTTTAATGTCCCTCAAGATGATTTTTTAAACATCACTGATGATAGACGCATAAGATCGGCTATCCCTACGATAAGATATTGTTTAGATAATGGCTGCAGTGTGATTTTAGCTTCGCATTTAGGTCGCCCAAAAGAGATTAGTTCTAAATATTCTTTAGAGCCTGTAGCTAAGCGTTTAGCAAGGCTTTTAGATAAAGAAGTGATTATGGCTAAAGATGTTATAGGTGAAGATGCAAAAAGCAAAGCAGCAAATTTAAAAGCAAGTGAAATTTTAATGCTTGAAAATTTGCGTTTTGAAAAGGGTGAAACTAAAAATGATGAAAATTTAGCTAAAGAACTTGCTTCTATGGCCGAGGTTTATATCAACGATGCTTTTGGGGTATGTCATAGAGCGCATGCTAGCGTAGAGGCTATTACTAAATTTTTTGATGAAAATCATAAGGGTGCGGGATTTTTACTGCAAAAAGAGATTGAATTTGCTGAAAATCTTATCAAGCGTCCTGCGCGTCCTTTTGTTGCTGTTGTGGGTGGATCAAAAGTAAGCGGAAAGCTTCAAGCTCTTACAAATCTACTTCCAAAAGTTGACAAACTTATCATCGGTGGAGGTATGGCATTTACCTTTTTAAAGGCTCAAGGTTTTGATATAGGAAATTCACTTTTAGAAGAAGAGCTTTTAGAAGAAGCCAATAAAATTCTTACCAAAGGAAAGAATTTAGGCGTTAAAATTTACTTACCTGTGGATGTAGTTGCTGCTCCTGCTTGCTCTCAAGAATCACCAATGAAATTTGTACCTTCGCAAGAAATTCCAAGTGGCTGGATGGGCTTAGATATAGGTCCTGCAAGTGTGAGACTTTTTAAAGAGGTTATTTCTGATGCACAGACTATTTGGTGGAATGGACCTATGGGTGTTTTTGAGATCGATAAATTTTCAAAAGGCAGCATAAAAATGAGCCATGCTATCAGCGATGGACATGCTACTACTGTTGTAGGGGGTGGTGATACGGCTGATGTTGTCGCGCGTGCTGGAGATGCAGATGAAATGACTTTTATTTCTACAGGCGGAGGTGCTTCGCTTGAGCTTATCGAAGGTAAAGAATTGCCAGGTGTAAAAGTTTTAAGAAGTGGGGGAGCGCAATGA
- the fabI gene encoding enoyl-ACP reductase FabI: MIMKGKKGLIVGVANNKSIAYGIAKACYEQGASLAFTFLNDALKKRVEPIAEEFGSNFVYELDVNNNEHLDSIAEKIKKDLGEIDFIVHAVAYAPKEALENSFLETSKEAFDIAMGTSVYSLLSLTRAVLPVLKENGAILTLSYLGGVKYVPHYNVMGVAKAALESSVRYLARDLGIKGIRVNAISAGPIKTLAASGIGDFRMILKYNEINAPLKRNVSIEDVGNSAMYLLSDLARGVTGEVHYVDAGYNIMGMGDVTKDENGNTVLCWDNQKG, encoded by the coding sequence ATGATAATGAAAGGCAAAAAAGGCCTTATAGTAGGCGTAGCCAATAATAAATCTATAGCTTATGGTATAGCAAAGGCTTGCTATGAACAAGGAGCAAGTTTAGCTTTTACTTTCTTAAATGATGCATTAAAAAAGCGCGTTGAGCCTATAGCAGAAGAATTTGGATCAAACTTTGTTTATGAGCTTGATGTAAACAACAACGAACATTTAGATTCTATTGCCGAAAAAATTAAAAAAGATCTAGGAGAGATTGATTTTATAGTGCATGCTGTTGCTTATGCACCAAAAGAAGCTTTAGAAAATTCATTCTTAGAGACTTCAAAAGAGGCTTTTGATATAGCTATGGGAACTTCTGTGTATTCTTTGCTTTCTTTAACGCGTGCAGTATTACCAGTATTAAAAGAAAATGGTGCAATTTTAACCTTAAGTTATCTTGGCGGGGTAAAATATGTGCCTCATTATAATGTTATGGGTGTAGCAAAAGCAGCTCTTGAAAGCTCTGTGCGTTATTTAGCAAGAGATTTAGGTATCAAAGGAATTCGTGTAAATGCGATTTCGGCAGGGCCTATTAAAACTTTAGCAGCAAGTGGAATAGGTGATTTTAGAATGATATTAAAATACAATGAAATCAATGCTCCATTAAAACGCAATGTAAGCATTGAAGATGTGGGAAATTCAGCAATGTACTTACTCAGTGATTTAGCTCGTGGTGTTACGGGCGAGGTGCATTATGTTGATGCAGGATATAATATCATGGGAATGGGAGATGTCACAAAAGACGAAAATGGAAATACTGTGCTTTGTTGGGATAATCAAAAAGGATAA
- a CDS encoding hydrogenase small subunit → MAKLSNEELKDILIKRIEKIENSDLVDKKTINEESVKALAKHLSLGNEIPALAQKFFELAPKTKVVWLHLCECTGCSESLLRADLPSFDELVFDFFSLEYHETLMAANGTKAEELLEHVLKEDFVLAVEGGVAAIDTFFLTIGAEGESGYEILEKLAARAKAIFAVGTCSSYGGIQAAYPNPSKTCGISEVLTQKVVNIPGCPPSDVNIIVTLTYFALFGILPELDEQNRPVWAYGKCLHDLCERKAKFESGIFAEHFDDEKAKSGACLFKIGCKGPYTYNNCPKVKFNAKTSWPVAAGHGCIACSEKNFWDEFGNYEKPMANPFSYAKLTNQEFSAEFALEEQIQILSLMDFEFESNLKLILQNIAKNKLGALLVENYKTSFEKNFIFIEQNFDENPMPSSDIWKYFEINFILAKGEFLQDKNDFLKAAQNYSFKHASPYDFKLTLNEQKSKLDVSKSFRMPLIYLCGGLDFEALAYSVLKAFEKNFKSVIDFNKQKAG, encoded by the coding sequence ATGGCAAAACTCAGCAATGAAGAGTTAAAAGATATACTTATAAAACGCATTGAAAAAATCGAAAATTCAGATTTGGTAGATAAAAAAACTATCAATGAAGAAAGCGTAAAAGCTCTTGCTAAACATTTATCTTTGGGAAATGAAATTCCAGCTCTTGCGCAAAAGTTTTTCGAGCTTGCTCCTAAGACTAAGGTTGTTTGGCTACATCTTTGTGAGTGCACAGGCTGTAGTGAGAGCTTATTGCGTGCAGATTTGCCAAGTTTTGATGAGTTGGTTTTTGACTTTTTTTCTTTAGAATACCATGAAACTTTAATGGCAGCCAATGGGACAAAAGCTGAAGAACTTTTAGAGCATGTTTTAAAAGAAGACTTTGTTTTAGCTGTTGAAGGCGGTGTTGCTGCTATTGATACATTTTTTCTTACCATAGGTGCAGAGGGTGAGAGTGGTTATGAAATTTTGGAAAAATTAGCAGCTAGAGCTAAGGCTATTTTTGCTGTGGGAACCTGTTCTTCTTATGGGGGAATTCAAGCTGCTTATCCAAACCCAAGTAAAACTTGTGGTATTTCAGAAGTTTTAACCCAAAAAGTAGTCAATATCCCAGGTTGTCCTCCAAGTGATGTAAATATCATCGTAACTTTGACTTATTTTGCCTTATTTGGAATTTTGCCTGAGCTTGATGAGCAAAATCGTCCCGTTTGGGCTTATGGTAAGTGTTTGCATGATTTGTGTGAAAGAAAGGCTAAATTTGAGAGCGGAATTTTTGCAGAACATTTTGATGATGAAAAAGCCAAAAGTGGAGCTTGTTTATTTAAAATAGGCTGTAAAGGTCCTTATACTTATAATAATTGCCCTAAAGTAAAATTTAACGCTAAAACTTCTTGGCCTGTAGCTGCAGGACATGGCTGTATAGCTTGTAGCGAAAAGAATTTTTGGGATGAATTTGGAAATTATGAAAAACCTATGGCAAATCCTTTTTCTTATGCTAAGCTTACAAATCAGGAATTTAGCGCAGAATTTGCCCTAGAAGAGCAAATCCAAATCTTGTCTTTGATGGATTTTGAATTTGAAAGCAATTTAAAGCTTATCTTGCAAAATATCGCTAAAAATAAATTAGGTGCTTTACTTGTAGAAAACTATAAAACATCTTTTGAAAAAAACTTTATTTTTATAGAGCAAAATTTTGATGAAAATCCTATGCCTTCTAGTGATATTTGGAAGTATTTTGAGATCAATTTCATTTTAGCAAAGGGTGAATTTTTACAAGATAAAAACGACTTTTTAAAAGCGGCGCAAAATTACAGCTTTAAGCATGCAAGTCCTTATGATTTTAAACTTACTCTTAATGAGCAAAAATCAAAACTTGATGTGAGTAAATCTTTTCGTATGCCTTTGATTTATCTATGCGGAGGGCTTGATTTTGAAGCCCTTGCTTATAGTGTTTTGAAGGCTTTTGAGAAAAATTTCAAAAGTGTAATAGACTTTAATAAACAAAAAGCGGGTTAA